Within Gilvibacter sp. SZ-19, the genomic segment TTCTTTCGTTTCTTTGGCACACGATCTAGCTGAATTGGCACTAGCAAGCAGCTCTAAAGAAGAGTTCTTGGCTGCCGATTTTAACGGGATCTCTGTTCAGGATAAACTGACTGAGCAAACTGGTGTTATTGGTGAGAAGATCGAGATCGGTGACTTCCGTGTATTGGAAGCTCCTTTCGTAGGTTCTTACATCCACGCCGGAAACAAGATCGCTGTTTTGACTGGACTTTCTGCCGATGTAGACGGTGCTGCAGAAGTAGCAAAAGATGTTGCTATGCAAGCCGCTGCAATGAATCCAGTTGCATTGAACGAAGAAGGTGTAGACCAAGCGACTATCGAAAAAGAGATCGAGATCGCTAAAGATCAATTGCGTCAAGAAGGAAAGCCAGAAGAGATGTTAGACAACATCGCTAAAGGAAAACTTAAGCGTTTCTTTAAAGACAACACTTTGGTAAACCAAGCTTTCATTAAAGACAACAAGCAGAGTGTTTCTCAATACGTTAAAACTATTGGAGACGTGAACGTTGTTGCTTTTGAGCGCGTTGCTCTTGGATAAGCATCCAATGATATAAATAAAAAACCCGCTTCGACTGAAGCGGGTTTTTTTATGCTTGTATTTTGACTTTTACAAATCAGTGCGTGTAATGGTCAAGGAACCTATTGCCGGTGTTAAACCGCCAGAGGTTCCAATAGGTGGTGTATTCACTACAGAAATCACACCCTGCGGACTTGTCGGGTTATCTGGAGATGTATAAGTGTCTCCACTATCGGTCCCCGCGTCCAGTACAGAAAGGGTCAAGGTCTCTTCGCTCACCAAAGCATCACTTGGTAAAACAATAGAGAACCCATCGATACC encodes:
- the tsf gene encoding translation elongation factor Ts, with the protein product MANITAADVNKLRKATGAGMMDCKKALVEADGDFDKAIEILRKKGQKVAAKRADRDSSEGAVIAKVNEGASKGVIVSLNCETDFVAKNDSFVSLAHDLAELALASSSKEEFLAADFNGISVQDKLTEQTGVIGEKIEIGDFRVLEAPFVGSYIHAGNKIAVLTGLSADVDGAAEVAKDVAMQAAAMNPVALNEEGVDQATIEKEIEIAKDQLRQEGKPEEMLDNIAKGKLKRFFKDNTLVNQAFIKDNKQSVSQYVKTIGDVNVVAFERVALG